A DNA window from Amycolatopsis sp. DSM 110486 contains the following coding sequences:
- the ruvX gene encoding Holliday junction resolvase RuvX: MAASSRRGPDRPGESDPGRGRRLGVDVGSVRVGVALSDPAPILASPLVTLSRDAKDDSDLDKLAELVTEHEVVEVIVGLPKTLANRTGPAAQIAVEYADKLATRVGDVPVRLADERLTTVTASRMLSQRGVKGRKQRAVVDQAAAVEILQAWLDAAAAQRARKGES, encoded by the coding sequence TTGGCCGCTAGCTCGCGGCGGGGCCCGGATCGACCCGGTGAGTCCGATCCGGGCCGCGGCAGGCGGCTCGGGGTCGATGTCGGGTCTGTCCGGGTGGGGGTGGCGCTGAGCGATCCCGCCCCCATCCTCGCGAGCCCGCTCGTTACCCTCTCCCGTGATGCGAAGGACGACAGCGATCTGGACAAGCTTGCCGAACTCGTCACCGAACACGAGGTGGTCGAGGTGATCGTGGGCTTGCCGAAGACACTGGCGAACCGAACCGGACCCGCCGCGCAGATCGCGGTGGAGTACGCCGACAAGCTGGCCACGCGGGTCGGCGACGTGCCGGTGCGCCTCGCCGACGAACGGTTGACGACGGTCACGGCGTCCCGAATGCTTTCCCAGCGGGGGGTCAAGGGACGCAAGCAGCGGGCGGTGGTCGACCAGGCCGCCGCCGTCGAGATCCTGCAGGCCTGGCTCGACGCCGCCGCCGCGCAGCGCGCCCGGAAAGGCGAGTCATGA
- a CDS encoding shikimate dehydrogenase produces MASSDGPRKAAVLGKPVEHSLSPVLHRAAFDALGLTGWTYERVETGADELPGFVDGLGPEWVGLSVTMPGKRRALDHAAEVTPRAAAVGAANTLVRVEGGWLADCTDVDGVTGALRAAGGYAPSPGDRAVVLGAGGTAAAAVVGLAALGVASASLVVREPRRAGETLDAAKRAGLDVEVLRWSEVDFPALAARTAVLVNTVPPEAVLAHISALAGVPSVLDVIYHPWPTPLAEAVAARGGRLATGLDMLLHQAFGQAEHFTGRPAPREEMRAALRAATGDILPLPIS; encoded by the coding sequence GTGGCGTCTTCTGACGGGCCCCGCAAGGCCGCGGTGCTGGGCAAGCCGGTCGAGCACTCGCTTTCGCCGGTGCTGCACCGCGCGGCGTTCGACGCGCTCGGGCTCACGGGCTGGACGTACGAGCGCGTGGAGACCGGGGCCGACGAGCTGCCCGGGTTCGTCGACGGGCTCGGCCCCGAGTGGGTCGGCCTGTCGGTGACGATGCCGGGCAAGCGCCGGGCGCTCGACCACGCGGCCGAGGTCACGCCACGCGCGGCGGCGGTCGGTGCGGCGAACACGCTGGTGCGCGTCGAGGGCGGCTGGCTCGCCGATTGCACCGACGTCGACGGCGTCACGGGCGCACTGCGGGCCGCGGGTGGGTACGCACCTTCGCCGGGCGACCGGGCGGTGGTGCTCGGAGCCGGCGGAACGGCGGCGGCCGCGGTGGTCGGGCTCGCCGCGCTGGGCGTGGCGTCCGCGAGTCTCGTGGTGCGGGAGCCTAGGCGGGCGGGGGAGACGCTCGACGCGGCCAAGCGCGCGGGCCTCGATGTCGAGGTGCTCCGGTGGTCCGAAGTGGACTTCCCGGCGCTGGCGGCGCGCACGGCCGTGCTGGTGAACACCGTGCCGCCAGAGGCGGTGCTGGCTCACATCTCCGCGCTCGCGGGCGTGCCCAGCGTGCTGGACGTGATCTACCACCCGTGGCCGACGCCGCTGGCCGAAGCCGTCGCCGCTCGCGGTGGCCGGCTGGCGACGGGGCTGGACATGTTGCTGCACCAGGCGTTCGGCCAGGCGGAGCACTTCACAGGCCGGCCCGCGCCGCGTGAGGAGATGCGCGCTGCCCTGCGGGCGGCGACCGGGGACATCCTGCCGCTGCCGATTTCCTGA
- a CDS encoding HAD-IA family hydrolase — MILECRAVLFDVDGVLVDSTASGERSWTRWAREHGLDPAVVLDGVHGRRSTETVRMHLPEAQADEGLRRIDELEIGDAGTTVAIPGAAELLASVAGNWAVVTSASRPLLEARLAAAGLPLAPVVVTAADVSRGKPDPEGYLLGARRVGVPIGECAIFEDSGNGLAAAVAAGPAAVVGVGRGALDSPAAPVVQDLAGIRWTGAGLRVDAVLRA, encoded by the coding sequence ATGATCCTGGAGTGCCGTGCGGTGCTGTTCGACGTCGACGGGGTGCTGGTGGACTCCACGGCTTCGGGCGAGCGGTCGTGGACGCGGTGGGCGCGAGAGCACGGGCTGGACCCGGCCGTCGTGCTCGACGGGGTGCACGGCCGCCGGTCCACGGAGACGGTGCGGATGCACCTGCCCGAAGCCCAGGCCGACGAAGGCCTGCGCCGGATCGACGAGCTGGAGATCGGCGACGCCGGCACCACCGTCGCGATCCCCGGCGCGGCCGAGCTGCTCGCGAGCGTGGCAGGGAACTGGGCCGTGGTGACCTCGGCGTCGCGGCCGTTGCTCGAAGCCCGGCTCGCCGCCGCGGGCCTGCCGCTCGCGCCCGTGGTGGTGACGGCCGCCGACGTGTCGCGGGGCAAACCGGACCCCGAGGGCTATCTGCTCGGGGCGCGGCGGGTCGGCGTGCCGATCGGCGAGTGCGCGATCTTCGAGGACAGCGGCAACGGCCTGGCCGCCGCGGTGGCGGCCGGCCCCGCCGCCGTGGTGGGCGTGGGCCGCGGCGCGCTGGACTCGCCCGCCGCGCCCGTGGTCCAGGATCTGGCCGGGATCCGCTGGACCGGCGCCGGCTTGCGGGTGGACGCTGTTCTGCGCGCCTGA
- a CDS encoding GrpB family protein: MPSTSQQPHTDDEIRESWVDEPPRLDTTVTLAEYDSQWPVLFEREAERIRTALGENVVLLEHVGSTSVPGLAAKPIIDILLEVPDSDDEDAYVPALEAAGYRLVIREPDWEKHRCFTGTDPKVNLHVHSPGNGQTERYLLFRDRMRTHPEELATYLAKKRTLAAKTWTYIQHYADAKSEVIDEIVGRARAARLETAQYDGFSQAYAEHAAKSVTNALYDRPAIVELAGDVAGKRVLDVGCAAGHLSALLAGRGADVLGVDISKGLISLARKEFGDLAKFEVADIAKPLSLEDGSIDVITASLVLHYLADFGPTLCEFHRVLRPGGQLVFSVHHPGEDWHWFERENYFETELLDDEFLLGSHRQAVQFYRRPLSWTFDAVRDAGFTVDRLVEPMPVAEADAADPRIAEGLRTKPRFLYFRCVAGEA; the protein is encoded by the coding sequence TTGCCGTCCACGAGCCAGCAGCCGCACACCGACGACGAAATCCGCGAGTCCTGGGTCGACGAGCCGCCGCGCCTCGACACCACGGTGACGCTTGCCGAGTACGACTCACAGTGGCCGGTGTTGTTCGAACGCGAAGCTGAGCGAATCCGCACAGCTCTGGGGGAGAACGTGGTGCTGCTCGAACACGTCGGGTCCACTTCGGTACCCGGCCTCGCCGCCAAGCCGATCATCGACATCCTGCTGGAAGTCCCGGACTCCGACGACGAGGACGCCTACGTGCCGGCGCTCGAAGCCGCGGGCTACCGGCTCGTGATCCGCGAGCCGGACTGGGAGAAGCACCGCTGCTTCACCGGGACCGACCCGAAGGTCAACCTTCACGTCCATTCCCCGGGCAACGGCCAGACCGAGCGATACCTGCTCTTTCGTGATCGGATGCGCACACATCCTGAGGAGCTGGCGACATACCTTGCGAAGAAACGCACACTGGCTGCGAAAACCTGGACGTACATCCAGCACTACGCGGACGCGAAGAGTGAGGTCATCGACGAGATCGTCGGCCGCGCCCGCGCCGCGCGGCTCGAAACGGCGCAGTACGACGGGTTCAGCCAGGCCTACGCCGAGCATGCGGCGAAAAGCGTGACGAACGCGCTGTACGACCGCCCGGCGATCGTGGAGCTGGCCGGTGACGTGGCCGGCAAGCGGGTCCTTGACGTCGGGTGCGCGGCCGGTCATCTGAGCGCGTTGCTCGCCGGCCGTGGTGCCGACGTGCTGGGTGTTGACATCAGCAAAGGCCTGATCTCCTTGGCGCGCAAGGAGTTCGGTGACCTGGCGAAGTTCGAGGTCGCCGACATCGCGAAGCCACTGTCCCTTGAGGACGGTTCGATCGACGTCATCACCGCGTCCCTTGTCCTGCACTACCTGGCAGATTTCGGACCGACGTTGTGCGAATTCCACCGCGTGTTGCGCCCGGGCGGACAGCTCGTGTTCTCGGTGCACCACCCCGGCGAGGACTGGCACTGGTTCGAGCGCGAGAACTACTTCGAGACCGAGCTGCTCGACGACGAGTTCCTGCTCGGTTCCCACCGTCAGGCGGTGCAGTTCTACCGCCGGCCGCTCAGCTGGACGTTCGACGCGGTGCGCGACGCGGGGTTCACCGTCGACCGGCTGGTGGAACCGATGCCCGTGGCCGAGGCCGACGCGGCCGACCCGCGGATCGCAGAGGGGCTGCGGACGAAGCCGCGGTTCCTGTACTTCCGTTGTGTGGCAGGAGAAGCATGA
- the mltG gene encoding endolytic transglycosylase MltG, which produces MPPPPPGPPTGPRRRRRAEPGDVPPAPPRRRPRSDTGDLPLPGDPGPSRPVRRPGPPDGSMPPDPRFAGPVDGSMPPDPRFAGPVDGSMPPDPRFNGPVDGSISMPPDPRFAGPPDGSMPRDPRFAGPVDGSMPPDPRFAGPPDGSMPPDPRLGRPGPSPRRRPQPVEHPTDVIPAVPDSAPQEREQLDDLFGDDDYEDEYREDGEYDQAYDDEEYGEYEDAEYEDEEYAEEPAPAKKKKKRKRSKRALGWVAALLVLVVFAGGAYYGYQKIFGYNDFDGTGEGSALIQVEDGDTTSAIGGKLVDAGVVASTSAFVKAGAENTALSRIQQGYYLLKQHMSGESAVSLITSPGAHVGRLEIRPYTQLDDVKQPGDKVAPGIYSAISKASCAELDGKSTCVSTDALRKTVADADLKTLGVPDWAVDPAQKALSKDKRIEGLIAPGLYDVKPGWTASELITNLVKQSASAIQAAGLSAQSTGPKQTPYQTLIVASLIEREAITPDFPKIARVIYNRLDQRIKLGFDSTVNYVVDKPTLLTNKADREAPGPYNTYLNYGLPPTPIGVPSTDAIKAALDPPDGDELYFVKCEKDGHSCFATTLTDHNKNIDLAHSRGVF; this is translated from the coding sequence ATGCCGCCTCCGCCGCCGGGCCCGCCCACCGGGCCGCGCCGCCGTCGCCGCGCCGAGCCGGGCGACGTGCCTCCGGCACCGCCGCGCCGCCGTCCGCGCTCGGACACCGGCGACCTGCCGCTGCCCGGCGACCCCGGCCCTTCGCGCCCGGTCCGCCGTCCCGGCCCTCCGGACGGCTCCATGCCGCCGGATCCACGTTTCGCAGGTCCTGTGGACGGCTCGATGCCGCCCGACCCGCGCTTTGCCGGCCCGGTGGACGGTTCGATGCCGCCCGACCCGCGTTTCAACGGCCCGGTCGATGGCTCCATCTCCATGCCGCCGGACCCCCGGTTCGCCGGCCCGCCTGACGGCTCCATGCCTCGCGACCCCCGCTTCGCCGGTCCCGTTGACGGTTCGATGCCGCCTGACCCGCGCTTCGCCGGCCCGCCCGACGGCTCCATGCCGCCCGACCCGCGGCTCGGCAGGCCGGGTCCGTCGCCGAGGCGCAGGCCGCAGCCGGTCGAGCACCCGACCGACGTGATCCCGGCCGTGCCGGACTCGGCGCCGCAGGAGCGTGAGCAGCTCGACGACCTGTTCGGCGACGATGACTACGAAGACGAGTACCGCGAAGACGGCGAGTACGACCAGGCGTACGACGACGAGGAGTACGGCGAATACGAGGACGCCGAGTACGAAGACGAGGAGTACGCCGAAGAACCCGCGCCCGCCAAGAAAAAGAAGAAGCGCAAGCGCAGCAAACGCGCGCTCGGCTGGGTCGCGGCGCTGCTGGTCCTCGTGGTGTTCGCCGGCGGCGCGTACTACGGCTACCAGAAGATCTTCGGCTACAACGACTTCGACGGCACCGGCGAAGGCAGCGCGCTCATCCAGGTCGAAGACGGCGACACCACGTCGGCGATCGGCGGCAAGCTGGTGGACGCGGGCGTCGTCGCGAGCACCTCGGCGTTCGTGAAGGCCGGCGCGGAGAACACCGCGCTGAGCCGGATCCAGCAGGGCTACTACCTGCTCAAGCAGCACATGTCCGGCGAGAGCGCGGTGTCGCTGATCACCTCGCCGGGCGCGCACGTCGGCCGGCTGGAGATCCGCCCGTACACGCAGCTCGACGACGTGAAGCAGCCCGGCGACAAGGTCGCGCCGGGTATCTACTCGGCGATCTCCAAGGCCTCGTGCGCCGAGCTCGACGGCAAGAGCACCTGCGTCTCCACGGACGCGTTGCGCAAGACCGTCGCGGACGCCGATCTCAAGACGCTCGGCGTGCCCGACTGGGCAGTGGACCCCGCGCAGAAGGCCCTGAGCAAGGACAAGCGCATCGAAGGCCTGATCGCGCCGGGGCTCTACGACGTCAAACCGGGCTGGACTGCGTCGGAGCTGATCACGAACCTCGTGAAGCAGTCGGCCTCGGCCATCCAGGCCGCGGGCTTGAGCGCCCAGAGCACCGGGCCCAAGCAGACGCCGTACCAGACGCTGATCGTCGCGTCGCTCATCGAGCGCGAGGCGATCACCCCCGATTTCCCCAAGATCGCGCGGGTCATCTACAACCGGCTCGACCAGAGGATCAAACTCGGCTTCGACTCGACCGTGAACTACGTGGTCGACAAACCGACCCTGCTCACGAACAAGGCGGATCGAGAAGCCCCGGGGCCGTACAACACGTATCTGAACTACGGCCTCCCGCCGACCCCGATCGGGGTGCCCAGCACCGACGCCATCAAGGCGGCGCTCGACCCGCCGGACGGCGACGAGCTGTACTTCGTGAAGTGCGAGAAGGACGGGCACTCCTGCTTCGCCACGACGCTGACCGACCACAACAAGAACATTGATCTGGCGCATTCCCGTGGCGTCTTCTGA
- a CDS encoding serine hydrolase, giving the protein MESLRLIDKWPVDNAAAGVVSADGAVRDRRGDSARVFRLASVTKLLTAYTAHIALEEGVVELDTPAGPEGSTVRHLLAHTSGLAFDAHKEMAPPGTRRLYSNAGFEVLAETLTEHSGIAFADYQREALLDPLGMTTTALDGSPASGAASTVDDLLRFAAELQSPKLLAPSTLAAATDVAFPGLNGVLPGFGYQKPNDWGLGFELRDHKSPHWTGSASSPRTFGHFGQSGTFLWVDPEAGHACVALADRSFGPWAAEVWPPFTDAVLAELKG; this is encoded by the coding sequence ATGGAAAGCCTGCGCCTGATCGACAAGTGGCCGGTGGACAACGCCGCGGCCGGGGTGGTTTCCGCCGACGGCGCGGTGCGCGACCGCCGCGGCGATTCCGCCCGCGTGTTCCGCCTGGCGTCGGTGACCAAGCTGCTCACCGCGTACACGGCGCACATCGCGCTCGAGGAGGGCGTGGTCGAGCTGGACACGCCCGCCGGCCCCGAGGGCTCCACCGTGCGGCACCTGCTCGCCCACACCTCCGGCCTCGCCTTCGACGCGCACAAGGAGATGGCCCCGCCTGGCACCCGCCGCCTGTACTCCAACGCCGGCTTCGAGGTCCTGGCCGAAACCCTGACCGAACACTCCGGCATCGCCTTCGCCGACTACCAGCGCGAAGCCCTGCTCGACCCCCTCGGCATGACCACCACGGCCCTGGACGGCTCCCCTGCCTCCGGCGCCGCGTCCACTGTGGACGACCTACTGCGCTTCGCCGCCGAACTGCAGTCCCCGAAGCTCCTCGCGCCCTCCACCCTCGCCGCCGCCACCGACGTCGCCTTCCCCGGCCTCAACGGCGTCCTCCCCGGCTTCGGCTACCAGAAACCCAACGACTGGGGCCTCGGCTTCGAGCTGCGCGACCACAAGTCCCCGCACTGGACCGGCTCCGCGAGCTCCCCGCGCACCTTCGGCCACTTCGGCCAGTCCGGCACCTTCCTCTGGGTGGACCCCGAAGCAGGCCACGCCTGCGTCGCCCTGGCGGACCGCTCGTTCGGCCCGTGGGCAGCCGAGGTGTGGCCCCCGTTCACGGATGCGGTACTGGCAGAACTGAAGGGCTGA
- a CDS encoding D-2-hydroxyacid dehydrogenase family protein: MKIAILDDYQNVALSYADWDSLGADIEVITEAFTGPDDVVRKLAGFDVAVAMRERTRFPSEVLDRLPDLRLLVSTGRRNAAIDVAAAKRNGVVVSATGYLGPPTLEHTWALILAAARNLPADVRSMQEGGWQVGVGTVLSGKTLGLLGLGRLGSASAKIGQAFGMETIAWSPNLTPEKAAEHGVTAVGKEELFERSDVLSVHVVLSDRSRGLVGAAELARMKPTALLVNTSRGPIVDEAALVDALRSRHIAAAALDVYDVEPLPADHPVRGLDNVILTPHVGYVSRETYEIFYRDAVEDIAAFQAGEPIRVME; this comes from the coding sequence ATGAAGATCGCGATCCTCGACGACTACCAGAACGTCGCGCTCAGCTACGCCGACTGGGACTCCCTCGGTGCCGACATCGAGGTCATCACCGAGGCCTTCACCGGCCCCGACGACGTGGTCCGGAAGCTGGCCGGCTTCGACGTCGCCGTGGCGATGCGCGAGCGCACGCGGTTTCCCTCGGAGGTGCTCGATCGACTGCCGGATTTGCGCCTGTTGGTGAGCACCGGCCGTCGCAACGCGGCGATCGATGTCGCGGCGGCGAAGCGCAACGGGGTCGTCGTGTCGGCGACGGGGTACCTCGGCCCGCCGACGCTGGAGCACACGTGGGCGTTGATCCTGGCCGCGGCGCGGAACCTGCCGGCGGATGTGCGGTCCATGCAGGAAGGTGGGTGGCAGGTCGGCGTCGGGACCGTGTTGAGCGGGAAGACGCTGGGCCTGCTCGGGTTGGGGCGCCTGGGGAGTGCTTCGGCGAAGATCGGGCAGGCGTTCGGAATGGAGACGATCGCGTGGAGCCCGAATCTGACGCCCGAGAAGGCCGCGGAGCACGGGGTGACGGCTGTCGGCAAGGAAGAGCTGTTCGAGCGTAGTGATGTGTTGTCGGTGCACGTGGTGCTGTCCGACCGTAGCCGCGGGTTGGTCGGGGCCGCGGAGCTGGCGCGGATGAAGCCGACGGCGTTGCTGGTGAACACGTCTCGTGGGCCGATTGTGGATGAAGCCGCGTTGGTGGATGCCTTGCGCTCGCGGCACATCGCCGCGGCGGCGTTGGATGTGTATGACGTGGAGCCGTTGCCGGCCGATCATCCGGTTCGTGGTCTCGACAATGTGATTCTGACGCCGCACGTCGGATATGTGAGCCGGGAGACGTACGAGATCTTCTATCGGGATGCGGTGGAGGATATTGCGGCTTTTCAGGCTGGGGAACCGATCCGCGTCATGGAGTGA
- the alaS gene encoding alanine--tRNA ligase, whose translation MDTHEITERFLRHYEEKGHTRVPSASLILDDPNLLFVNAGMVQFKPYFLGEAPPPYSRATSVQKCVRTPDIDEVGKTTRHNTFFQMAGNFSFGDYFKEGAIELAWELITGPQSEGGYGLDPDRIWATVFEDDAEAAGLWRKLTGLPSERIQRRGMEDNFWSMGIPGPCGPSSEIYYDRGPEYGREGGPVADEDRYIEIWNLVFMQNIRGEGAGKKSFPILGDLPAKNIDTGMGVERVATILQGVENVYETDLVRPVIGRAEEFSGRRYGANHTDDVRFRVIADHARTGVLLIGDGVTPGNDGRGYVLRRLLRRIVRSTRLLGVQEPVLQAFAEVVRDTMGPTYANLVTDFDRISEVVRVEEEAFLATLTSGSRIFDLAAAETKKSGGDLLAGDKAFQLHDTYGFPIDLTLEMAAEQGLTVDEDGFRTLMEEQRTRAKADAAQRKHGHGDLSEYRKLLERNGETEFLGYTDLQASAKVVGLLEDGQPVRSVAAGHKAELVLDRTPFYAESGGQVADIGVLLGNGVKINVLDVQKVVPGLFVHRVEVAEGEVGIGTELTGSVDGARRLSIERSHSATHLVHAAVRGAYGKRAAQAGSLNSPGRMRFDFTTPASVSTDILTEVEEEVNDYLQTDVEVQSYITTKDKALELGAVALFGEKYGNDVRVVDMGDYSRELCGGTHVDRIGQLGLVKLVGDSSIGSGVHRVEALVGPDALKHVRKEQLLVSQLANTFKVPTDQLPSRIEDVLSRLKNAEKEIEQLRTQQVLGSAGALADKAQDAGGVSVVAEVVPDVDGNGLRALASDVRGRLGARPGVVALFAPSGDKVAFVVATTAAARDQGIAAGKLVPSFAEAIGGRGGGKPDMAQGGGSNPAGAQQAVEALRAAVAGVGR comes from the coding sequence GTGGACACACACGAGATCACCGAACGATTCCTGCGCCATTACGAGGAGAAGGGGCACACCCGCGTGCCCAGCGCCTCGCTGATCCTCGACGATCCGAACCTGCTGTTCGTGAACGCCGGCATGGTGCAGTTCAAGCCGTACTTCCTCGGTGAGGCGCCGCCGCCGTACTCGCGCGCGACCAGCGTGCAGAAGTGCGTGCGCACGCCCGACATCGACGAGGTCGGCAAGACCACGCGGCACAACACGTTCTTCCAGATGGCGGGCAACTTCTCGTTCGGCGACTACTTCAAGGAAGGCGCCATCGAGCTGGCCTGGGAGCTGATCACCGGGCCGCAGTCCGAGGGCGGCTACGGGCTCGACCCCGACCGGATCTGGGCGACCGTGTTCGAGGACGACGCCGAAGCGGCGGGGCTGTGGCGCAAGCTCACCGGCCTGCCGTCCGAGCGCATCCAGCGGCGCGGCATGGAGGACAACTTCTGGTCCATGGGCATCCCCGGCCCGTGCGGCCCGAGCTCCGAGATCTACTACGACCGCGGCCCCGAGTACGGCCGCGAGGGCGGGCCCGTCGCGGACGAGGACCGCTACATCGAGATCTGGAACCTGGTGTTCATGCAGAACATCCGGGGCGAGGGCGCGGGCAAGAAGAGCTTCCCGATCCTCGGTGACCTGCCGGCGAAGAACATCGACACCGGCATGGGTGTCGAGCGCGTCGCGACGATCCTGCAAGGCGTCGAGAACGTGTACGAGACCGACCTCGTCCGCCCGGTGATCGGCCGCGCCGAAGAGTTCTCGGGCCGCCGCTACGGCGCCAACCACACCGACGACGTCCGCTTCCGCGTGATCGCCGACCACGCGCGCACCGGCGTGCTGCTGATCGGCGACGGCGTGACGCCGGGCAACGACGGCCGCGGCTACGTGCTGCGCCGGCTGCTGCGCCGTATCGTCCGCTCCACGCGCCTGCTGGGCGTGCAGGAGCCGGTGCTGCAGGCGTTCGCCGAGGTCGTGCGCGACACGATGGGCCCGACGTACGCGAACCTCGTCACGGACTTCGACCGCATCTCCGAGGTCGTGCGCGTGGAGGAGGAGGCGTTTCTCGCCACCCTCACCAGCGGTTCGCGCATCTTCGACCTCGCGGCGGCCGAGACGAAGAAGTCCGGCGGCGACCTCCTCGCGGGCGACAAGGCGTTCCAGCTGCACGACACCTACGGGTTCCCGATCGACCTCACCCTCGAGATGGCGGCCGAACAGGGCCTGACCGTCGACGAGGACGGGTTCCGCACGCTCATGGAAGAGCAGCGCACCCGGGCGAAGGCCGACGCGGCCCAGCGCAAGCACGGCCACGGCGACCTGTCGGAGTACCGCAAGCTGCTGGAGCGCAACGGCGAGACCGAATTCCTCGGCTACACCGACCTGCAGGCCTCGGCCAAGGTCGTCGGCCTGCTCGAAGACGGGCAGCCGGTGCGCAGCGTCGCCGCGGGCCACAAGGCCGAGCTGGTGCTCGACCGCACGCCGTTCTACGCCGAGAGCGGTGGCCAGGTCGCCGACATCGGCGTGCTGCTCGGCAACGGTGTGAAGATCAACGTGCTCGACGTGCAGAAGGTCGTGCCGGGTCTGTTCGTGCACCGTGTCGAGGTCGCCGAGGGCGAGGTCGGCATCGGCACCGAGCTCACCGGCTCGGTGGACGGCGCGCGTCGCCTCTCGATCGAGCGTTCGCACTCGGCGACGCACCTCGTGCACGCGGCCGTGCGCGGGGCGTACGGCAAGCGCGCGGCGCAGGCCGGCTCGCTCAACTCGCCGGGCCGGATGCGGTTCGACTTCACCACGCCCGCCTCGGTGTCGACCGACATCCTCACCGAGGTCGAGGAAGAGGTGAACGACTACCTGCAGACCGACGTCGAGGTGCAGAGCTACATCACCACCAAGGACAAGGCGCTCGAGCTGGGCGCGGTCGCGCTCTTCGGCGAGAAGTACGGCAACGACGTGCGCGTCGTCGACATGGGCGACTACTCGCGCGAGCTGTGCGGTGGCACGCACGTGGACCGCATCGGCCAGCTGGGCCTGGTGAAGCTCGTGGGCGACTCATCGATCGGGTCTGGTGTGCACCGCGTCGAGGCGCTGGTGGGCCCGGACGCGCTCAAGCACGTGCGCAAGGAACAGCTGCTCGTGTCGCAGCTGGCGAACACGTTCAAGGTGCCCACCGACCAGCTGCCCTCGCGCATCGAGGACGTGCTTTCGCGGCTGAAGAACGCGGAGAAGGAGATCGAGCAGCTGCGCACGCAGCAGGTGCTCGGCTCGGCGGGCGCGCTCGCCGACAAAGCGCAGGACGCCGGCGGCGTGTCGGTGGTCGCGGAGGTCGTGCCGGACGTCGACGGCAACGGGCTGCGGGCGCTCGCGTCCGACGTCCGGGGCCGGCTGGGCGCCCGGCCCGGCGTGGTGGCGCTGTTCGCGCCGTCGGGCGACAAAGTGGCGTTCGTCGTCGCGACCACGGCCGCGGCGCGCGACCAGGGCATCGCGGCGGGCAAGCTCGTGCCGTCGTTCGCCGAGGCCATCGGTGGCCGCGGCGGCGGCAAGCCCGACATGGCACAGGGTGGCGGCAGCAACCCGGCCGGCGCGCAGCAGGCCGTCGAGGCGCTGCGTGCGGCGGTCGCCGGCGTTGGCCGCTAG
- a CDS encoding DUF948 domain-containing protein, producing the protein MSAGQIAALIAAGAFVVLVLLLAIPLLKLGRTLDEATIAIRKAHENTDPILLGANETITHVNTQLERVDGITANAQAVTGNVSALSSVFTATLGGPLVKTAALSYGISKAIRARRKKQEAKAQRPARRRKK; encoded by the coding sequence GTGTCGGCAGGGCAGATCGCCGCGCTGATCGCCGCAGGAGCATTCGTGGTGCTGGTCTTGCTGCTGGCGATCCCGCTGCTCAAGCTCGGCCGGACGCTGGACGAGGCGACGATCGCGATCCGCAAGGCCCACGAGAACACCGACCCGATCCTGCTGGGTGCCAACGAGACGATCACGCACGTGAACACCCAGCTCGAGCGCGTCGACGGGATCACCGCCAACGCGCAGGCCGTCACGGGCAACGTCTCGGCCCTGTCCTCGGTGTTCACCGCGACCCTCGGCGGCCCGCTCGTGAAGACCGCCGCGCTGTCCTACGGGATCAGCAAGGCGATCCGCGCGCGCCGCAAGAAGCAGGAAGCGAAGGCCCAGCGACCCGCTCGCCGGAGGAAGAAGTGA